The genomic segment caaagttaatcGAATCTAAGAAACTGTTACAAACATCAACAAAAATGATAAACTAAACTGAatcattaatttcaaaattctgTGTCAGAAAACAAGGAATTTGCATTTACAGCGAGAAACACAGCAACTGAAAAAAGGGTGCACCCCCAGAACCCATTAAGTCCCATTGAGAGCATAAACATTagacaaaaaagaaaagtaccgaaaaaaaaagttaagggGGAAAGAGGAGACATACCCAGATGAAAAAAACGAAACAATAGAACAAAAAGCAAGCACCTTTACGCAGAGAATGACTTAAAAAGAGGAAAGAAGCATcgaaattgaaaaaagaaggGTGGAAAGAAAGTGGGAATCTTACAAGAAGGAGATCGCATTTGGTTGAAGCTAAGAAAGCTTTTTGAAACCTTTTTTGCATTTATTTGCAGAGAACTGCcgataaaaaaaaagggggaaaGTTCTCCTTCTACAAACTTGAGGGAAAGAAGAGGTTTGGGAATGAAGCAAGAGATTGAGTGTGGCTGATGTGTAAGGCAAATACAATGACAGATGCGAATTTTGATAGTTTCCTTTGCTATGTTGTCTGAAGAGTGCTCTTATTTATAAGAATGAATGTTGATTGCGAGAGAAGAGGTTGGGACCGCCATGAATATGATTCTCTCTTGCTTCCTTATTTCACCACCGTTGttgttaatgttatttttcttttgtttcttcctcttctttttatCCCAACTTTTCTCTCTCCTTCGTCCTTTCTCTAACTAACTACCTCACCCATGGGCTTGGTGTGCCACCAACGTGTCCCAactgaataataataaataaaaaataaaaaagaatattaagtTTTACTTAGATATTTTGTGtaaatttttaatctaaattataGATTTTAAGAGAAATATTTCGAAGCTAAATTATACTATTCACTGCAAATATTGCCTTCTTTTATGTTAAAGCCATAAtcgtaattatatttttattaaaataaaattgattattttttataataattttttttcaaaattatattttgtatcaaCAAATTGCGACTTATCTGGATGATTGAACTTCACCAATGCGTTTCGATCCAATAACTCACACCATCGGCACttgattatttataaaaaaaatatttaatcaatttttaaatagttaGTTATATTTGTATATGTATTTAGTATTTAGTAATTAGTATAATTTCCTTCACAAATGTCTTATGCAAGAATTATCACTTACCTgctagaatatattttttacttttaaaaagaaTTCGTTAGAAAAAAACTGAATCAACAATTTTGTGGTTCAGAGTAATAATAGCATGACACACTTTCACATTCatataatacataatataaagataaaatgattataaaaatatattttttttgtattttttaagatatataatataaagataaaatgattataaaaatatataatttttgtatttttaagaaagaaaagaataaaaaataattaaagtaatgttaaatgaattaaaagatttaaatacgtgaaaaaaatcatttttaaaatggtTCATAGTATGGAATAGAAATGTGTTTAATAGAAATGTGCTTTCTGTTACgtatgttttaatttaacaaattaaaaagtcCAAAAACAAAAgattcatataataaataaaatttcttttgttcacgtaaccattttttaaaataaatttttattttaataatgataattttatttgaactcACAACTGATTAATATAGTTaagtatatttgtttttaatatttattacatatatttattaaaaaaattaacatattaatatataattaaattaaattttttatcaagaattttaatctttaaaatataaatataagatggaatataaactttgatttttttactgaatatttatattgattGCTATGTGAATAAATATCAACTTCTTTTTAAATTAGACATAACATTTTAAGATAGATACTgcaactaaaattatatatatatttccgtttttattttaattattttattataatagtttgatgtttttaattttttaaaaagtatttattaatttttgagTTGTTTGCAAACGTGAGTATGAGTCTAAAATATATTACTgggaagaaataaaaataaaatacgaaAGCTTATATACATCAAGTATTAAAAAGTATGTTTATAATTAAgctcaaattcatcttaatcTTGTTTATACATGTAAATCCTAATTATATGTAAACTCAAATATGTTTATACATGTAAATAACAATTATATGTAAATTTTCTTAaggtatttaataaaaatgaaaagtgtGTCTATCTTTACGATAAATATTCGGTCAACTCATACCATGTCAATTAACAATTTTTCATAAGATTTATTCACTTCAAATTGCTCCTACTATGTTACATTTGAATGTCtggataattattttttcttttgaaatcagtgttataaaatattatggttattttttatttttaagatccAATGTTTTGTATAAAGttgatttcttattttcttaagaTTTCACTCAATCACAATATATTTCTAGTATAATTTTCTCATAAAACCATAATCCTAAATAAATTTTCACtggaattatatttaaattattttagatgacatgtattaaaaaaaaaaagttgtgtgTCAAATTTTATGGACCCTTTGCTTTCACTCTCTACATTTCGTATGAATGagttatttctttctttcagcataaacaaacaaacaattaacCATTTTTCCTTCATCATCTGTTACAATCTTTTACTACACTTTGGTGAAGTAAAAGCTTTCTTCATGCAACCACACATTacattatatactttttttttcttgtaatttatccctcctttaacatttttatactTATTACTTTGTTTGTATAAATCgatgtatatatttttcaaaatattctaaaagaaaaatctttttattattttattattatgatttattttatctcATTATTTAAGATGATATTTAACTGAAATTGCATCAactttcattatatatttatattcttacGTGTGAACCGGATAGTTTTTCTGATAGACATGACAATGCTGTGAGGAAATTTtacctaacaattattttatggtttgtaTTATCTCATTGCAACTTTTAACAGCCACGTACAATTCTTAAATAGGGTAAATAAATGATCTTTCGTTGatgtaaaattgtaaaagttttaaaaaatgtttgttatcattatattaaaaaataataatcaaataattcaaattaaatatgacGAAAACAGTTGTCGTgttttaaaacacaaaataaaattaatatacatgTTCAACGATGCACTCTAATAAAGTTGTTcaacttatttttgtttagtCGGTTAAACAGTATTTAATGACTTTGATAAAATTTTCCCAATAGTATAATAtagttaaaaacataaaacgAGTCCTATAATTGTcccatatttatttttagaaactATTAAGAATCATTTCTTATGTAAGCTTTTGTTCATGTATAACAATTTTCACATCAATTTCTccaataataaatttgaaactcaattatatataaactaatggTAACATaacacacttttacattcatttcacacataatacaaaggtaaaataatcttaaaaatataaaattttatatttttcaaaagaaaaagtaataaataaataaaagtagtgTCAAATGAAcctaaaaaatttaagtgtgtcaaaatatatttttcttatatattcaTAGAGTAATGATTCTTTGACACACCTAaatcttttacatttatttgacacaatcctttcttattttttactcttttcttttctaaaaaaatacaaaaatttacacttttatgATCATTTATCCTTGTGTTTTGTATCAAATAAATGCAAAAGTGTGTCAtgatacaatttttatattcatgCAAAGACAAAAACTGAATAAATTAGTTGCAAAACGAAAAGAAGCCAGACTTGTTGACACCTACTACGCAGGAAATTAATTTCCTTTTTGACTTCCGACATTTTCCATTTGCATATATGCTGTTCAATATATCATTTTCCTCTAACACCAACTCCATcgagtaaaaatataaataactttttcttattaattatgTTCATTTAACGCTTTATGCTAAATGCCggtaaataaatgaaattttaagacTGTCACCTTAGAATGTGTGAAAATGTTCTCATTTCTAATTTTTAGTTAAACTTTTCCTTGATGTAGCTATAAATGTTTTGGTTCCtttcctttaaaaaaattcttcttGAAAAAAATGTTAGGAATCCAAATATAGGTCTAaatcttatattgaataaaaataagaaagtagagtagtatatatataaagatgaaatacCACATTAATTTATTGACTTAaagttttgggtaaagagtggtgtcgatcTCTTGTATAGTTGACTCAGATGTTATTAGTTATGATATTTGACTGATTAGGTTGAACAAAGTATAAGGTATGAACTTTATTCGTGTATAATGTCAATGTATCCCATTTGATACATGAAATCACcctatctttatatttttaatattgaaggtgtttcttcttcttcctgctCCATTATAATCATGGCTATGCAAATCTCCAGCGTACGAAAATCAGATTTCAATTAGGTGAACGACCAAAACTAATTTAGGAGTTTATAAGTGCACGGAAGAATATCAAAGATGGTGCTTCATGCAACTCTTTTTGACTTATTTAGAAACTTTTTAGTCAAAACACCAAAAGCCAACATGGCCAGAAACTATACGTGTTTGTTTAATCAATTATTGTCAAGTCATAAGTTAGTAGATTTGTTAATTAGGTTTGTAGATTCAAACTTTTGTGTCGCCATCGTTGAAGGAAAAAGGAAACTAAAAATGCCTTATTAATTTAGAGCTATTCTCTTGAAAGTTGAAATCATTCATCAACTGCAACAAACTAACAAGAGATGTCGATATTTggatataattatatttcttgTTACTCCGACACTGACTTTTTACCTTATGATGGATGATTCCTAGTAAATCAAACTATATATGTACAGGTacaacaaaacaacactaaCGTTTTCGTGTATGCTGAAGGCACTATTTTATGTAAGCTCTTTTCTCCCTGCACTCCCATAATTTCTAATTACACCCCGCAATTTATAAAATcaccattttatcttttataaaggTGACTTCTGTATCACttgttttggattttttttagaatgaattttctgtaattttcgGATTTGGGACGGGATTTCTGGAAAAAAGTTATGTGAAATGTATTATAGAACGAgctttatgaaaaaaaaatatttctaaaacaaATCTTTTAAGGGTAAAATGAGTTTTCGGGAATAAACTTTTcagaatatattaaattgtttcGAAGTAAGATTTTCAGAATACgatttcaaaataaactttttaaagcATATAATATATCttctaaaatgattttttcaGAGCAAGGTTCCCAccaaaccttttttttttatacttttccctttttcttcttcttccactcaAGGAGTGCAACGACAATGGAGAATGGAGGTGTTGTTCAAGGTGATAACGTGGTGCAGCAACAAAGAGTATTTTGGTCTTTTTCTTTCTAACCTAGAatcatttgaaaatcttttgacatcaattttaagttttaagttttatatacgaattttaaagtaaataactAAAAAAGCATCAATTTCGAATTATATCATACAACAATTCATGATTGGGTCAGTCTATTTTGGTTAAGTTCTTAAACTTCTATAAAACTATTGACATTAAAACAACATACCAATCTATTCCTTTGTCCATGTGATTATAATGCCAAAACCGATAGATGTATGCTTCaactatatattttatcaactatcatccaaaacatattttcaaaatcttatTATCACTTTATAAAAATGAAGTAGCTATTACAATTcacaaataaacatatttaataaaattatttttcttagacGTAAGTAATTAACAACTTTATAATTACTACAGTTTTCTTTACTTGATGCAATCCACAAGGATGTAAATGTTACATTGTATTACAAAATAGGTTGTTTGAAAACACAtcttaaaaatcataattattatgacatacaaaagaaaacccaaaataatagtaaatatatatttatcaaaagCTAATATCTCAACATATAAATCAGGTACAACAACAATTACAATCATATAACAATCCTACAACACACCTTAAATTAACAATCACTATTTAAATCAAACAATTACATATTTACATCTCGTTCATTTACTTTGattctattttcaaaataaattcaacattattcataaattaaataagtttttaacaTGTTTCGATAACTACTAAAACTGACTTATATacttatacaaataaaatttattttaattagcaacattaatattaattcaatatccatatatttaatttaacttgcctaaacaactaaaattttaaatatctaacACATAAAAGTATTGTTATTAATAAATGACACTAATTATTATTCTACTAAGTTGAcacttttattataaacaaatttctattaaataatcaatttaatgttTAACAAATTCTTTTCTggatagtaaataaaataaaagatatggTCCATAAAAGAAAAGACTcctttttaatacattttatgatataataattattttatgttatcaaaattttcaatgtaatatcatatttagatattaaatataattacaacaattaaatttatatatctaaatattatttatttaaataatgtaataattaaaaaaaaaaggcgGGTCTCggactttttaaaatattgttaggCGGCAACGCCACATTTATGCTTCATAATGGAGTCCTCGCTCGCGCTCCTCTTCTTCATCCCCTCCTTCGTCTTGTCCTCTCTCTGCCATGCACTACCGCGCGAAGCCGTATTTGACGCCGCCGATGTCCTCTTGGATTCAGGGTTCGTGTCTATGGCTCTAACACTAGAAGTCGTTGCCGAAAGGCTTCTAGAGCAGTCTCCTTCTGCCACCGTCTTCGCTCCCTCCGATTCCGCGTTCAAGAAATCTGGCCAGCCGTCTCTTGATCTCCTCCGCTTCCACCTCGCGCCGCTCCCGCTCACCTCGTCCAGTCTCCGCCTCCTAAGCGCCGGCGCAAGGATCCCGACAATGCTCACCGGCCAGTCTCTCACCGTCACAACCTCTCCATCCGATCGTGCAACCTCCATTAACAACATAAAACTCACGCTATCGCCAATCTACGACGATGGTTTTCTTTTAGTCTACGGCATTGACAGGTTCTTTGATCCTAACTTTCAATTTAACGGTCAAGGTCCTAGTTCTGATTCGAACTCCTTTTGTTCTGCCAAGAACCGCACCTCTGGTGCTTCCGATTCCTTTAACCGAGCCATCCAAACCCTAAAAAGTGGTGGATACTCCGCTGTGGCTTCGTTTCTTGGAATGCAGCTATCCGGTGTCGCGGAGCCAAACGGAATCACTGTGTTCGCTCCGGCGGACGACTCGGTGATGAACCGCATAGGCGATTTCGACCAGTATCCTTCGTTCTTTCGCCGGCACGTTGTACCGTGCCGGTTTCTGTGGAACGATCTCATGAATTTCGGCGACGGATTTATGTTGCCGACGTTCTTGGATGaattcaacatcaacatcacaaGATCTGACGGCGTTTTGATTCTTAACGGGATTCCGGTGTTCTTTCCTGATCTGTTCTTTAACGACAGGGTCGTGGTTCACGGTGTTAGCGATATTCTGGTGACACAAAGCGAAACGTTTcaaaaaaaccagaaaaacctgtttgattcttttgaattttgagtATGTGTAAAATTTAACGACTGTCAACTTTAGCATACACGTGATTGATAGTGTAAAAACCCGAATGTCTTCGTTTTGCATACACGTGTGATGTTGaaaagggtttttttttttcttttctcgttcttctttttctttattttttttaataaaaactctCTCGAGTTCTATTTTAAATATCCgattctttaaatatttaaaacccGAATGTCTTCGTTTTGCATACACGTGTGATGTTGaaaagggttttttttttttttttctcgttcttctttttctttattttttttaataaaaactctCTCGAGTTCTATTTTAAATATCcgattctttaaatatttttgtttttatttaatttacacTTTCAACGTTCAAGATAACACCAGTTACTTACAGTTAcctaatatttaattattttatatgcaTCCATGGCATTCTTTATaatgtagaaataaaaaaagaaatatggaaaTTTTTTAacctttcaaaaaaaaatcttcaacagATGTATCAGAATAGTAAATAACTACATAGTACTCTAGAAtttaaaatacacaaaaaaagtgcagaaaagaaataataataattaaatgtcaatacaaagaaaaacacaaaaataatatattatttcgaGTTCAATTTTGGCTATTCTTGTATCCAAAAGAACTCACTAACATGTTTcaatttgaagatgatgatggagtatttattttatggaagttgttctttcttttctaaatatttttaaattgacaGGTAATGAACCTTAAATTACTTTGAAAGTTCTGggtaaataattaatttcctTTTCTGTGCGTGTGAAacattacttattttttataatttaaaataatttcaattaatttctccaagaaaattataaatttacgTATAAAAAAAGTTCTCTGTTGTTCTTCtaactaacaaaataaaaaagtcctgtattttttcttctaaaattaattacatgtttattaaaaaagaattgttAATGTGAGATATTCAGGGAAGCCAAATAGAAGAAATGAAAGCATGATATTGACAACATC from the Vigna angularis cultivar LongXiaoDou No.4 chromosome 3, ASM1680809v1, whole genome shotgun sequence genome contains:
- the LOC108322036 gene encoding putative fasciclin-like arabinogalactan protein 20 encodes the protein MESSLALLFFIPSFVLSSLCHALPREAVFDAADVLLDSGFVSMALTLEVVAERLLEQSPSATVFAPSDSAFKKSGQPSLDLLRFHLAPLPLTSSSLRLLSAGARIPTMLTGQSLTVTTSPSDRATSINNIKLTLSPIYDDGFLLVYGIDRFFDPNFQFNGQGPSSDSNSFCSAKNRTSGASDSFNRAIQTLKSGGYSAVASFLGMQLSGVAEPNGITVFAPADDSVMNRIGDFDQYPSFFRRHVVPCRFLWNDLMNFGDGFMLPTFLDEFNINITRSDGVLILNGIPVFFPDLFFNDRVVVHGVSDILVTQSETFQKNQKNLFDSFEF